In a genomic window of Lonchura striata isolate bLonStr1 chromosome 4, bLonStr1.mat, whole genome shotgun sequence:
- the SCD5 gene encoding stearoyl-CoA desaturase 5, whose translation MAAPRRAAGGEAGSAGSAGGGQAIVWRNVVLMGLLHLGAVYALSLVPRAHILTLLWAYLCFLMTALGVTAGAHRLWSHRSYKAKLPLRIFLAAANSMAFQNDIYEWSRDHRVHHKYSETDADPHNARRGFFFSHIGWLFVRKHRDVIEKGRKLDFTDLLDDPVVRFQRKYYKSSVVLMCFVIPTVVPWYLWGESLWNAYFLASILRYTISLNVTWLVNSAAHMYGNRPYDKNINPRQNTLVTLGAIGEGFHNYHHTFPFDYSASELGLKFNPTTWFIDFMFWLGLVTDRKQAPKEMIQARKERTGDGSA comes from the exons ATGGCCGCGCCCCggagggcggcgggcggcgaGGCGGGCTCGGCGGGCTcggcgggcggcgggcaggCCATCGTCTGGCGCAACGTGGTGCTCATGGGGCTGCTGCACCTGGGCGCCGTCTACGCGCTCAGCCTGGTGCCGCGGGCGCACATCCTCACCCTGCTCTGGG CGTATCTCTGTTTCCTGATGACAGCTCTGGGTGTGACAGCCGGCGCGCATCGCCTCTGGAGCCACCGTTCCTACAAAGCCAAGCTGCCTTTGAGGATCTTTCTGGCTGCAGCTAACTCCATGGCTTTCCAG AACGACATCTACGAGTGGAGCCGAGACCACCGCGTGCACCACAAGTACTCGGAGACGGACGCGGACCCGCACAACGCCCGCCGGGGCTTCTTCTTCTCCCACATCGGCTGGCTCTTCGTGCGCAAGCACCGCGACGTCATCGAGAAGGGCAGGAAACTGGATTTCACTGACCTGCTGGATGACCCTGTCGTCAGGTTCCAAAGAAA GTATTACAAGAGCTCAGTCGTGCTGATGTGCTTTGTGATCCCCACCGTCGTGCCGTGGTACCTGTGGGGCGAGAGCCTGTGGAACGCCTACTTCCTGGCCTCCATCCTGCGGTACACCATCTCCCTGAACGTCACCTGGCTGGTCAACAGCGCCGCCCACATGTACGGCAACCGCCCCTACGACAAGAACATCAACCCCAGGCAGAACACCCTGGTCACCCTGGGAGCCATTG GTGAGGGTTTCCACAACTACCACCACACCTTCCCGTTTGACTACTCAGCCAGTGAGCTGGGCCTGAAGTTCAACCCCACCACCTGGTTCATTGACTTCATGTTTTGGCTGGGGTTGGTCACTGACCGCAAGCAGGCTCCGAAGGAGATGATCCAGGCTCGCAAGGAAAGGACTGGGGATGGCAGTGCCTGA